The proteins below are encoded in one region of Cucurbita pepo subsp. pepo cultivar mu-cu-16 chromosome LG10, ASM280686v2, whole genome shotgun sequence:
- the LOC111804068 gene encoding ras-related protein RABA1c-like codes for MSAYRAEDDYDYLFKVVLIGDSGVGKSNLLSRFTKNEFSLESKSTIGVEFATRSLNLDGKVIKAQIWDTAGQERYRAITSAYYRGAVGALIVYDVTRHSTYENVEKWLKELRDHTDPNIVIMLVGNKSDLRHLVAVSTEDAKSFAETESLYFMETSALEAMNVDNAFAEVLTQIYHIVSKKAMDASDDAAASAVLAKGEKIDISKDVSEVKKGGCCSS; via the exons ATGTCTGCGTACAGAGCTGAAGACGACTACGACTATCTCTTCAAGGTCGTCTTAATCGGAGATTCTGGCGTTGGCAAGTCCAATTTGCTTTCCCGCTTTACCAAAAACGAGTTCAGCCTCGAATCCAAGTCTACTATTGGGGTTGAGTTTGCTACTCGTAGTTTGAATCTTGATGGCAAGGTTATTAAGGCTCAGATTTGGGATACCGCTGGCCAAGAACG GTATAGAGCGATTACGAGTGCTTACTATCGAGGAGCTGTTGGTGCCCTGATTGTGTACGACGTTACACGACATTCCACATATGAAAATGTTGAGAAATGGTTAAAGGAGTTGAGAGATCATACAGATCCCAACATTGTAATAATGCTAGTTGGCAACAAATCAGATCTTCGCCACCTTGTGGCAGTCTCAACTGAGGATGCAAAATCATTTGCTGAGACAGAGTCCCTCTACTTCATGGAAACCTCTGCTCTTGAAGCCATGAACGTGGACAACGCCTTTGCTGAAGTGCTTACACAAATTTACCACATAGTGAGCAAGAAGGCTATGGATGCTAGCGACGACGCTGCTGCATCAGCCGTTCTAGCGAAAGGGGAGAAGATCGATATCAGTAAGGACGTCTCCGAGGTCAAGAAAGGCGGTTGCTGTTCCAGCTAA
- the LOC111804071 gene encoding uncharacterized protein LOC111804071 yields MVSTFQKRFDSRKKLRLVRSLPTYQSSGKQSSEFWNAVLFLHKLKLKLEAIEREYSNLLSMKREYLNSVKQIHAPKEVKVEKVGEEFRVKVRCEKGGDRLVTVLEAFDKMGLNVLQAKVSCSECFSMEAIAVAEDEQSLNISDITEAINAAIEGKSLAANQQQKETPEKDDEI; encoded by the exons ATGGTTTCTACGTTTCAGAAAAGATTCGACTCACGCAAGAAGCTACGCCTTGTTCGATCACTACCCACATACCAATCCTCT GGAAAACAGAGCAGTGAGTTCTGGAATGCTGTTCTCTTCCTTCATAAGCTCAAGCTCAAGCTGGAAGCAATTGAGAGAGAGTATTCAAATCTATTGTCCATGAAAAGAGAATACTTAAACTCTGTAAAGCAAATTCATGCCCCTAAG GAAGTGAAGGTTGAGAAGGTCGGAGAAGAGTTCAGAGTGAAAGTGAGATGCGAAAAGGGAGGGGACAGATTGGTTACAGTATTGGAAGCATTTGACAAAATGGGTCTTAATGTTCTGCAAGCTAAAGTTTCGTGTAGTGAATGTTTTTCCATGGAAGCCATTGCTGTCGCTGAAGATGAACAATCACTTAACATAAGTGATATAACTGAAGCTATTAATGCAGCCATTGAAGGAAAATCATTGGCTGCAAATCAGCAGCAgaaagaaactcctgagaaagatgatgaaatttaG
- the LOC111804072 gene encoding receptor-like protein 51, with translation MMILKQPSSFPCPLFLFLFLITSSVSSFLSPTAAPTSSPLPPSSSSTLDPKQLRALQSLNIPTSRDPCSPSSLRNVTLCDSSAPFRHLLSLRLANCSDDVALSFTALKSLSTLQSFQFLNCPISPIRFPSDLATSLRSFTCIRSLRKLTGVWLSRLRNLTDLTVSHVSITASGPYVIVGNMKSLRSLTVSHANLTGFVPKHLNRNLTHVDFSGNKLRGKIPTSITLLENLETLDLSLNWLKGEIPSSIGDLISLQNLSLASNSLSGSIPESFSAIPGLVHIDLGSNQLNGTIPRFISEMRSLKYLNLENNEFHGVIPFNESFIKGLEVFKIQGNNNLCYNHSILSSKLKLGIAPCDKHGLPISPPPAKDDGDDSMADDSGSDYDGNDVSHKEANHHHGPNKVVLGVAIGLSSLVFLIVFWILLSKCCR, from the coding sequence ATGATGATACTCAAACAACCCTCGTCATTTCCAtgtcctctctttctcttcctctttctcaTCACATCCTCTGTTTCCTCATTCCTCTCCCCCACCGCCGCCCCGACCTCCTCCCCATTGCCGCCTTCGTCCTCCTCGACCCTCGACCCGAAGCAACTTAGAGCCCTTCAATCCCTTAACATTCCCACTTCTAGAGACCCATGTTCGCCGTCCTCTCTTCGTAATGTCACTCTCTGCGACTCCTCTGCCCCCTTCCGCCACCTTCTTTCCCTACGCCTCGCCAACTGCTCCGACGACGTTGCTTTGTCCTTCACTGCCCTCAAATCCCTCTCCACTCTTCAATCTTTCCAGTTCCTCAACTGCCCCATTTCCCCCATTCGCTTCCCTTCTGATCTCGCCACTTCCCTCCGCTCCTTCACTTGCATTCGCAGTCTCCGTAAGCTTACTGGCGTTTGGCTTAGCCGCCTCCGGAACCTCACTGATCTCACTGTTTCCCATGTCTCTATTACTGCCTCTGGCCCTTATGTCATTGTTGGCAATATGAAATCTCTCAGGTCTCTTACCGTTTCTCACGCCAATCTCACGGGTTTTGTTCCTAAACACCTCAATCGGAACCTCACCCATGTCGACTTTTCCGGCAACAAGCTCAGGGGGAAAATACCCACCTCCATTACATTGCTTGAAAATCTCGAGACCTTGGATTTATCGTTAAATTGGCTCAAGGGCGAGATCCCCTCTTCAATTGGGGACTTGATTTCGCTGCAAAACTTGTCGTTAGCATCCAACTCACTGTCGGGATCGATCCCGGAGTCTTTTTCAGCCATCCCAGGGCTAGTTCATATTGATTTGGGTTCAAACCAGTTGAATGGGACCATTCCCAGGTTCATTTCTGAAATGAGAAGCTTGAAGTACTTGAATCTGGAGAACAATGAGTTTCATGGGGTAATTCCTTTCAACGAGTCATTCATCAAGGGGTTAGAGGTGTTCAAGATTCAGGGGAATAACAATCTATGTTATAACCATTCGATATTATCGTCAAAGTTGAAGCTCGGCATTGCTCCTTGTGACAAACATGGTTTGCCGATATCCCCACCGCCGGCTAAAGACGACGGCGACGATTCAATGGCGGATGATAGTGGGAGTGATTATGATGGGAATGATGTTAGTCACAAGGAGGCTAATCATCATCACGGGCCCAACAAGGTAGTTCTTGGAGTGGCAATTGGGCTTTCTTCCTTGGTATTTCTCATTGTTTTCTGGATTCTCTTGTCCAAGTGTTGTCGTTGA